One region of Hymenobacter sediminicola genomic DNA includes:
- a CDS encoding dihydrolipoamide acetyltransferase family protein: MARVEMTMPKMGESIMEGTVLKWLKQVGDTIEQDESVLEVATDKVDTEVPAIHAGVLQEILVQEGQVVAVGAPIAIVETDAANAGASAPAAAQATATSSDNGVAAVPYLPEAGDPQANQAQAVSAPAAQPQPGRFYSPLVLSIAREEGISMADLEYLPGTGSEGRVTKKDILDYVAGGKKPLGAAQAAAAQPAAQQAPATPALQAAVPAAQPVAQTPAAAPKAAPSVSGNQELIEMDRMRKMIAQRMVDSKRISPHVTSFVEADVTDIVNWRNKHKDGYKKREGENLTFTPIFIQAIARAIQDFPNINVSVEGDYIIKKRDINVGVAVALPSGNLIVPVIHNADQLNLNGLSKRVNDLANRARANKLKPEDLEGGTYTVSNVGSFGNVMGTPIIMQPQVAIMAVGAIKKKPAVIETPQGDLIGIRHFMFLSHSYDHRVVDGSLGGQFVRRVADYLEQFDPNTAI, translated from the coding sequence GGAAGGCACCGTCCTGAAATGGCTTAAACAAGTTGGCGACACCATCGAGCAGGATGAATCCGTGCTTGAAGTAGCAACCGACAAAGTTGATACCGAAGTGCCTGCCATTCATGCCGGCGTGCTGCAGGAAATTCTGGTGCAGGAAGGCCAGGTAGTAGCCGTAGGCGCTCCTATTGCTATTGTGGAAACTGATGCAGCCAATGCTGGTGCTTCTGCTCCGGCAGCTGCCCAAGCCACTGCTACCTCCTCCGACAACGGCGTGGCGGCAGTGCCCTATCTGCCCGAAGCCGGCGACCCACAGGCCAACCAAGCGCAGGCAGTGAGTGCCCCAGCCGCTCAGCCGCAGCCGGGCCGCTTCTATTCGCCGCTGGTGCTCAGCATTGCCCGCGAAGAAGGCATTTCGATGGCCGACCTAGAGTATCTGCCCGGTACTGGTAGCGAAGGCCGGGTCACGAAGAAAGATATTCTTGACTATGTAGCTGGCGGCAAGAAGCCACTTGGTGCTGCACAGGCGGCGGCAGCTCAACCAGCAGCTCAGCAGGCCCCCGCTACTCCTGCTCTTCAGGCAGCAGTTCCGGCAGCACAGCCAGTAGCCCAAACACCAGCGGCAGCGCCCAAAGCGGCGCCCTCAGTAAGTGGAAACCAGGAACTGATTGAGATGGACCGGATGCGCAAAATGATTGCGCAACGCATGGTTGACTCTAAGCGCATCTCGCCCCACGTTACTTCCTTCGTAGAGGCCGACGTGACGGACATCGTGAACTGGCGCAACAAGCACAAGGATGGCTACAAGAAGCGCGAGGGCGAAAACCTCACCTTCACGCCCATCTTCATCCAGGCCATTGCGCGCGCTATCCAGGACTTCCCGAACATCAACGTATCGGTAGAAGGCGACTACATCATCAAGAAGCGTGACATCAACGTGGGTGTAGCGGTGGCGCTGCCTTCCGGCAACCTCATTGTGCCCGTGATTCACAACGCCGACCAGCTTAACCTCAACGGCTTGAGCAAGCGGGTGAATGACCTCGCCAACCGCGCCCGCGCCAACAAGCTGAAGCCCGAAGATCTGGAAGGCGGCACCTACACGGTATCCAACGTCGGCTCATTCGGCAACGTGATGGGCACGCCCATCATCATGCAGCCACAGGTAGCCATCATGGCTGTTGGCGCTATCAAGAAGAAGCCGGCCGTCATCGAAACTCCGCAGGGCGACTTGATTGGCATTCGCCACTTCATGTTCCTGAGCCACAGCTACGACCACCGCGTGGTAGATGGCTCGCTCGGTGGCCAATTCGTGCGTCGCGTGGCCGACTACCTGGAGCAATTCGACCCGAATACGGCTATTTAG
- a CDS encoding TonB-dependent receptor domain-containing protein, whose amino-acid sequence MKKIFLVLVLTTAGRLGWAQMPQGERPAGAMRPAGAPGQAPQGAAIAPQAGTGRITGTVTDAASKQPVSYATVVLLNPATGKAVDGTSADDNGKFSIPRVAAGTYTVQISFIGYKSVEKTGVVITDAGNTVALGGIVLESSAQKLGEVVVEGQRSLIEEKVDRTVYNAEKDETTRGGDATDVLKRVPMLSVDLDGNVSLRGSSNIRVLINNRPSTISANSIADALKQIPADQIKSVEVITSPSAKYDAEGSGGIINIVTKQNNLQGFTLDLRSSIGLRSSDLGLNATYRVGKMGFSLGGGGRGQYNTPGSFRNEQQTYSIQDNDLSTRELLSRTVQEADTRNQNLFGRYSLGWDYDINKYNFLSASVQLGLRNGTNYQDNQSTSIAYFDGRNPTSSLRDISVLDNSNTLDATLNYTRTFETPQREFSLLAQYSRNTRTNNFTNLILAGENTGDNLRNDNDSYNQEVTVQADYQTPLSKTQLLEFGAKDIMRRVNSDYTTLLNGQPQSGTNLSNVFDYNQNVAAAYASYTLSFLKSYTLKAGARYEYTTIDANFRTENAPSIPSYGVLVPSVNLSRKLANGNVLKVAYNRRIQRPSLQFLNPNRQVPNQVSTTEGNPLLQPEYTNNYELGYNTFIKQTSLNFSVFARNTDGSIQPIRTQDGAIVRTTYDNIGTENAYGGSLNANVNINNKLTLGGGADVYYASLDNNISSPLYAASNQGWVASGRMMGGYNFTKGWGMQAFAFYRGRQVQLQGYQGGFGVYSVGVKKDFAEKKGSIGFGADNFFTPTNKIRSSISTPFLEQNSVNVLRRTGFRMNISYRIGKMSMAPARRKRSVNNDDLKDGGNTDGGNGAGATPAQGPSGGRP is encoded by the coding sequence ATGAAAAAGATTTTCCTCGTTCTGGTTCTCACCACGGCTGGCCGACTGGGCTGGGCACAGATGCCACAGGGCGAACGGCCTGCCGGAGCTATGCGCCCCGCTGGTGCGCCCGGACAGGCCCCGCAGGGTGCAGCCATAGCACCGCAAGCAGGCACCGGCCGTATCACCGGCACCGTGACGGACGCGGCTTCCAAGCAGCCAGTATCCTATGCTACGGTAGTATTGCTGAACCCTGCTACTGGCAAAGCGGTGGACGGGACTTCGGCCGATGATAACGGCAAATTCTCGATTCCGCGTGTGGCCGCTGGCACCTATACCGTGCAGATCAGTTTCATCGGCTACAAGAGCGTTGAAAAAACCGGCGTTGTAATTACGGACGCCGGTAACACGGTGGCGCTGGGCGGCATCGTGCTGGAATCGTCGGCGCAGAAGCTGGGCGAAGTAGTAGTGGAAGGCCAGCGCAGCCTGATAGAAGAGAAGGTAGACCGCACCGTATACAACGCCGAGAAGGACGAAACCACCCGTGGCGGCGACGCTACTGACGTGCTCAAACGGGTGCCCATGCTCAGCGTCGACCTTGATGGCAACGTGAGCCTGCGCGGCAGCTCCAACATCCGGGTGCTCATCAACAACCGCCCCAGCACCATCTCCGCCAACAGCATTGCCGATGCCCTGAAGCAGATTCCCGCCGACCAGATTAAGTCGGTGGAAGTCATTACCTCGCCTTCGGCCAAATACGATGCGGAAGGCTCCGGTGGTATCATCAACATCGTGACCAAGCAGAATAACCTGCAGGGGTTCACGCTGGACCTGCGTAGCAGCATCGGGTTGCGCAGCTCTGATCTGGGCCTGAACGCCACGTACCGCGTGGGCAAAATGGGCTTCTCGCTAGGTGGCGGCGGCCGGGGCCAGTACAATACGCCGGGCAGCTTCCGCAACGAGCAGCAAACCTATTCTATCCAGGACAACGACCTGAGCACTCGTGAGCTGCTGAGCCGCACCGTGCAGGAAGCCGACACGCGCAACCAGAACCTGTTTGGGCGCTACTCGCTGGGCTGGGACTACGATATCAACAAGTATAATTTCCTGTCGGCATCGGTACAGTTGGGTTTGCGCAATGGCACGAACTACCAGGACAACCAGAGCACCAGTATTGCCTACTTCGATGGCCGCAACCCCACCAGCAGCCTGCGCGACATCAGTGTGCTTGATAACTCGAACACGCTGGACGCAACCCTGAACTACACCCGTACCTTCGAAACGCCGCAGCGCGAGTTCAGCCTGCTGGCCCAGTACAGCCGCAACACCCGCACCAACAACTTCACCAATCTGATTCTGGCCGGTGAAAATACAGGTGACAACCTGCGCAACGACAACGACAGCTACAATCAGGAAGTAACGGTGCAAGCCGACTACCAGACGCCGCTGAGCAAAACGCAGCTACTGGAGTTTGGCGCCAAGGACATTATGCGCCGTGTGAACAGCGACTACACCACGCTGCTCAATGGCCAGCCACAGTCCGGCACCAACCTCTCGAACGTGTTCGACTACAACCAGAACGTGGCGGCGGCCTATGCCTCGTACACGCTTAGCTTTCTGAAAAGCTACACGCTGAAAGCCGGTGCCCGCTACGAGTACACGACCATTGATGCCAACTTCCGCACCGAAAACGCGCCTTCTATTCCATCCTACGGGGTGCTGGTACCCAGCGTGAATCTGTCAAGGAAGCTAGCCAACGGCAACGTACTGAAAGTGGCCTACAACCGCCGCATTCAGCGTCCGTCGCTACAGTTTCTGAACCCTAACCGACAGGTGCCTAACCAGGTCAGCACCACGGAAGGCAACCCGCTGCTGCAGCCGGAATACACCAACAACTACGAGCTGGGCTATAACACATTCATCAAGCAGACCTCGCTGAATTTCTCGGTGTTTGCACGGAATACAGATGGCTCCATTCAGCCCATCCGCACACAGGACGGAGCCATTGTCCGGACTACCTACGACAACATCGGCACCGAAAACGCCTACGGCGGCAGCCTGAACGCCAACGTAAACATCAACAACAAGCTGACGTTGGGCGGCGGCGCCGACGTGTACTACGCCAGCCTTGACAACAACATTTCCAGCCCGCTGTATGCAGCCAGCAACCAGGGTTGGGTGGCCAGCGGCCGGATGATGGGGGGCTATAATTTTACTAAAGGCTGGGGCATGCAGGCGTTTGCGTTTTACCGCGGCCGGCAGGTGCAGCTGCAGGGCTACCAGGGTGGATTCGGGGTGTATAGCGTAGGAGTGAAGAAGGATTTTGCCGAGAAAAAAGGCTCCATCGGTTTCGGGGCCGACAACTTCTTTACGCCCACCAACAAAATCCGCAGCTCCATCAGCACGCCCTTTCTGGAGCAGAATAGCGTGAACGTACTGCGTCGGACGGGCTTCCGCATGAACATCAGCTACCGCATCGGGAAGATGAGCATGGCTCCTGCGCGGCGTAAACGCTCCGTAAACAACGATGACTTGAAGGACGGAGGCAATACCGACGGAGGCAACGGCGCTGGCGCAACGCCTGCCCAGGGACCCAGCGGTGGCCGGCCATAA